A part of Heliangelus exortis chromosome 3, bHelExo1.hap1, whole genome shotgun sequence genomic DNA contains:
- the LOC139794128 gene encoding uncharacterized protein isoform X2, translating into MSGSMARKVQPFTISTKLSLPKCAADFPGDACPGIALASALDNHRGLRRSLNERISLYLAQARASPAAPEGQPRRSSPGGEAGTDEERLNRNSLARSIKKITLSNWHGEAGAGGQGDPARTGGERNHNNNNSRAGKAQFKVFLKKDVDVEDEQQEAGSLVDRGSPFYALAGPPASSPRKESPKGKESTVTPRCGGRGGTGASPLLDPSPLVAQFNREMLQAEGWVRGKLRDLKDGCDLQEWEEVAQTLQRDMKDFENTLIKLNQVSPSADGVRRQLLALRDQWQLLKQTSANQSKALGGLRSLQDFNRKAEHLEAWIRHKEEKPSLAALLQESPDKIQLTRRILDLKQEEQQFQSLHEELNSLAQKLEKQGKSESRSIAARRKHLNKMWLRLQGTLKEHHEVLQLALEVATFLQQADTLLGAIHAKQRSICVAGKPGEGEPCRDRDVRDIASQVMMLDVTVSQLLSLQPSLAARVTPKHRDVKEKWVQLQQVLRMEKAPGLVSSSLGTEAVAPSTESQGDDSSRGSVEKEAGDKWSRGSGSMVLKDMPGKAAEHGRGEKTSPGSPATRQPHRGGDNKRKRRGTEAEWGMQQPESQVQDVCQAVNVTVSPHKESAAPGIRPCPVGDVESLKAAQTQPEPLDPSCSGRAVLLERPELGGPPGSPQVEAMLRELGELWEDLQRKHQENGAVLREIDKALRLVGELDRVERWLQTMSESLSEPATMRSPAELRQDLEETGQLERQLLLCGLKLQGLREEAAGEPPTEHEGARKMQRKVEMVEEKLARVQADLRRRAADLRDSLVLSEFLQELQEEEAQSQQAPAAPGSRHCSLQGSFPLLSAQPGQLTSSKDMSHPLGELQEAVEMLNDAAKERERVMEVAAETERLERLVAEVSPRLEALRCRAEALGRDTAQAESGFTVVKSEKDLQGLQGLLSRQQEMERVVSETLQGQLEDLEKAAARLQELCPARLCPASQEVQGTLQAWAGLQELLRETRAHVQQAVRLRHFFKDYLAMISWTEDTRAQIFSETPSGHGLPETPCEELERRIEGKLKEFEALAAAGQQLVSEEHYLSAMIQERLEELQSMLGWVLVRWRAQKHQRDPGNKLEDRRDPESTLGTSPPSQDCALPHLESTCSPVGFMPCSLPERVQGSELQVPARMANSPLASPLLDTPLGVERTWEEASSLTPCSTGPPREAVIWDPAETSTLLLPPRGPGGLGGTVNLILSISKKGEKKKVQTVASGKQPAEEVLQTLSATKSSSCKTFWKRCQGLLGNTWGSLKRKRKPPRQPVEEVQLEAGKTFNTKRPPPATRRPPASCSGTPATSHTLPKAGASSLFNSLQRRERARAEQARLLTLQGIMGASSLQPTPEEHHGPRNTWPQKCGRRKAGPGASTSGLGELLLYVRNPLVRDIDAECGASSGDPRVPDPKATCPHLSLGSVFSLELPRDVAVLRCHQGAMAQREEAGQEQRQGRSVRPWKPTSTHGARWQEEGDVDGHSPQVPSERMGLSTKTEQGTWFEEVSFNPSYSCPRAHRASEELQSPQHPSSTSKDLLDFRSSQPSHITVLHERAGRDRDELATQLGQDSTPRITSRARHHEASQLELRPSAGSISGRAGVIPSPARTQQPADSSQPSGSPASPPASTQLSVFEWALGSPQPPSPVLGTREVCHPAHGQFEEEEEELQAIWDGAGEQQVPSPPASSHARHGPGSGAGSLSSPDATTGGPVILSAANNVLVAKFTLPTAAQLLHSPVTEKSPVVGHSSSVSPSGHRASPRTEEMVSKAPLDSLGVWDQRRYGEEERDGNKAHSSKMEFQMMEGTLERKHVLQTGGRKANSRAWSLFHAVLMRQTLCFYQDRRDSLKSSVVALPLNLSGAVCTLDTEYTKKTNCFRIQLRDGSEYLLRAPSQSLMNEWVSKLQQNSGFPEVDYFQAAAQHVESTGGAGGFSKVSSSGSSHLQGHHQVTTAKSQEIVVLPQSNTRLQWPLGSQDGPADGAVAVPEDAHGAGHKKQQWSPRGSPGLWDNSCQEVDYGLVANKRRSYSFTSATYQKITPMAAPRESVEAGSSYSVTLYIGEQASAVPRARCHSFVAQPGSPRDTLSEKTPGPSRPKNKSVFKKFFGKKE; encoded by the exons ATGTCGGGCAGCATGGCGAGGAAGGTGCAGCCCTTCACCATCAGCACCAAGCTCTCGCTGCCCAAGTGTGCCGCCGACTTCCCCGGGGACGCCTGCCCCGGCATCGCCCTCGCCTCCGCTCTGGACAACCACCGCGGCCTCCGCCGCAGCCTCAACGAGCGCATCTCCCTCTACCTGGCCCAAGCCCGGGCCAGCCCCGCCGCCCCCGAGGGACAGCCTCGCAGATCCAGCCCCGGCGGGGAAGCGGGGACcgatgaggagaggctgaaccGTAACTCCCTGGCCCGCTCCATTAAGAAGATCACGCTGTCCAACTGGCATGGGGAGGCTGGCGcggggggacagggggacccTGCCCGGACCGGCGGCGAGAGgaaccacaacaacaacaacagcagggcagggaaagcTCAGTTCAAG GTCTTCCTCAAGAAGGATGTGGATGTGGAAGATGAGCAGCAGGAGGCCGGGAGTTTGGTGGACAGAGGGTCTCCCTTCTATGCG CTGGCAGGACCCCCGGCATCATCGCCCCGGAAAGAGAGCCCCAAGGGCAAAGAGTCCACAGTGACGCCGAGATGTGGCGGGCGAGGTGGCACGGGAGCGTCGCCCCTCCTTGACCCAAGCCCTCTGGTAGCCCAGTTCAACCGGGAGATGCTGCAG GCAGAGGGTTGGGTACGAGGCAAGCTACGGGACCTGAAGGATGGCTGCGACCTCCAGGAGTGGGAGGAGGTGGCTCAGACCCTGCAGCGGGACATGAAGGATTTTGAGAACACGTTGATAAAGCTCAaccaggtgag CCCCAGTGCTGATGGGGTGCGGAGGCAGCTCCTAGCCCTGCGGGACCAGTGGCAGCTCTTGAAGCAGACGTCTGCCAACCAGAGCAAAGCCCTGGGGGGGCTGCGGAGCCTGCAGGACTTCAACAGGAAAGCTGAGCATCTGGAGGCATGGATCAGGCACAAG GAGGAGAAGCCATCCCTGGCAGCCCTCCTGCAGGAGAGCCCAGACAAGATTCAGCTCACCCGCCGCATCCTTGACTTGAAGCAG gaggagcagcagttcCAGAGTCTGCATGAGGAGCTGAACAGCCTGGCCCAGAAGCTGGAGAAACAAGGCAAAAGTGAGAGCAGGAGCATTGCAGCCCGGCGCAAGCACCTCAATAAAAT GTGGCTGCGACTGCAGGGGACCCTGAAGGAGCACCATGAGGTTCTTCAGCTGGCCCTGGAGGTGGCCACCTTCCTCCAGCAAGCAGATACCCTGCTTGGAGCCATCCATGCCAAG CAGAGAAGCATCTGCGTTGCGGGGAAGCCGGGGGAGGGCGAGCCATGCCGGGATCGGGATGTCAGAGACATAGCCAGCCAGGTGATG ATGCTGGATGTGACTGTGtctcagctcctcagcctgcagcccagcctggcagcccGAGTCACCCCCAAGCACCGAGATGTCAAGGAGAAGTGGGTGCAGCTTCAGCAAGTGCTGAG GATGGAGAAGGCCCCAGGACTGGTGAGCAGTTCTCTGGGGACCGAAGCTGTGGCTCCAAGCACGGAATCCCAGGGAGATGATAGCAGCCGGGggtctgtggagaaggaagcaggagacaAATGGTCAAGAGGCTCTGGGAGCATG GTGCTGAAGGACATGCCAGGGAAGGCAGCGGAGcatgggagaggagagaagaccAGCCCTGGCTCTCCAGCAACCAGGCAGCCCCATCGTGGTGGGGACAACAAAAG gaagaggagagggacagAGGCTGAGTGGGGCATGCAGCAGCCAGAGTCCCAGGTGCAGGATGTCTGTCAGGCAGTGAATGTG ACTGTGTCCCCACACAAGGAGAGTGCAGCTCCTGGCATCCGCCCGTGTCCAGTGGGGGATGTGGAGAGCCTGAaggcagcacagacacagccagAGCCCCTGGACCCCAGCTGCAGTGGCAGGGCTGTGCTCCTG GAGAGGCCAGAGCTGGGGGGACCTCCGGGGAGCCCACAGGTGGAGGCGATGCTGCGGGAGCTTGGGGAGCTGTGGGAGGACCTGCAGAGGAAGCACCAGGAGAATGGTGCTGTGCTGCGGGAAATTGATAAG GCACTGAGGCTGGTGGGGGAGCTTGACCGGGTGGAGCGGTGGCTGCAAACCATGTCTGAGTCTCTCTCGGAGCCAGCCACCATGAGAAGTCCAGCAGAGCTGCGCCAGGACCTGGAGGAGACAGGGCAGCTGgagaggcagctcctgctgtgtgGCCTCAAGCTCCAGGGGCTGCGGGAAGAGGCAGCAGGCGAGCCACCCACTGAGCATGAAGGGGCGAGGAAGATGCAAAGGAAGGTGGAGATGGTGGAGGAGAA GTTGGCACGTGTGCAGGCAGACCTGCGGCGCCGGGCAGCAGACCTGCGTGACTCCCTGGTGCTATCCGAGTTCCTGCAGGAACTGCAAGAGGAGGAAGCTCAGAGCCAGCAGGCACCTGCAGCG CCAGGAAGCAGGCATTGCAGTTTGCAGGGGTCTTTTCCCCTGCTCTCAGCCCAGCCTGGGCAGCTGACAAGCAGCAAGGACATGAGCCACCCCTtgggagagctgcaggaagctgtGGAGATGCTGAACGATGCAGCCAAGGAACGGGAACGGGTCATGGAGGTtgcagcagagacagaaagactGGAGCGCCTG GTAGCAGAGGTGTCCCCACGCCTGGAGGCCCTTCGATGCAGAGCTGAGGCACTGGGTCGTGACACTGCCCAAGCAGAGAGTGGCTTCACTGTGGTGAAGAGCGAGAAGGatctccaggggctgcagggcttgCTGAGCcggcagcaggagatggag CGTGTGGTGTCAGAGACCCTTCAGGGGCAGCTGGAGGATCTGGAGAAGGCAGCTGCCCGCTTGCAAGAGCTCTGCCCTGCTCGGCTGTGCCCTGCCAGCCAGGAGGTGCAGGGGACACTGCaggcctgggcagggctgcaggagctgctgcgGGAGACCCGGGCCCATGTGCAGCAGGCTGTCCGGCTGCGGCATTTCTTCAAGGATTACTTAGCCATGAT CTCCTGGACAGAGGACACACGGGCTCAGATCTTCTCTGAAACCCCAAGCGGCCATGGTCTCCCAGAGACTCCATGTGAGGAGCTAGAGAGGAGGATTGAAGGGAAGCTCAAGGAGTTtgaggctctggcagcagcGGGGCAGCAGCTGGTGTCTGAAGAGCACTACCTGAGTGCAATG ATACAGGAACGCTTGGAGGAGCTTCAGAGCATGCTGGGCTGGGTTCTGGTGCGCTGGCGAGCACAAAAACACCAGCGTGACCCAGGAAACAAGCTGGAGGACAGAAGAGACCCAGAGAGCACCCTGGGCACATCACCCCCCAGCCAA GATTGTGCTTTGCCCCATCTGGAGAGCACGTGCAGCCCAGTGGGGTTCAtgccctgctccctccctgagCGTGTGCAAGGATCAGAGCTACAGGTGCCAGCACGAATGGCTAACTCCCCACTGGCATCACCCCTCTTGGATACCCCATTGGGAGTGGAGAGAACCTGGGAAGAGGCCAGCAGCTTGACACCCTGCAGCACTGGACCACCCAGGGAGGCTGTCATCTGGGATCCTGCTGAGACTTCCACGCTGCTGCTGCCACCGCGGGGCCCTGGTGGGCTTGGGGGGACAGTCAACCTCATCCTCAGCATTAGCAagaagggggagaagaagaaggtgCAGACAGTGGCCAGTGGCAAGCAGCCAGCAGAGGAGGTGCTGCAGACG ctctctgcCACTAAATCCTCAAGCTGTAAAACCTTTTGGAAGCGTTGCCAGGGGCTTTTAGGAAACACTTGGGGTAGCTTAAAGCGAAAAAGAAAGCCACCTCGCCAGCCAGTGGAAGAG GTGCAGCTGGAGGCTGGGAAAACCTTCAATACAAAGCGGCCGCCCCCAGCCACCCGCCGCcctccagcatcctgcagcGGGAcccctgccacctcccacaCCCTGCCCAAGGCTGGGGCCAGCTCCCTCTTCAACAGCCTGCAGCGGCGGGAGCGGGCACGGGCAGAGCAGGCCCGGCTGCTGACACTGCAGGGCATCATGGgtgccagctccctgcagcccacaCCTGAGGAACACCATGGCCCCAGAAACACATGGCCTCAGAAATGTGGCCGGAGAAAAGCAGGGCCAGGGGCATCCACCTCTGGACTCggggagctgctgctctacGTCAGGAACCCACTGGTGCGGGATATTGACGCTGAGTGTGGGGCGTCTTCTGGGGATCCCCGCGTCCCCGACCCAAAAGCCACATGCCCCCACCTGTCCCTGGGCTCcgtgttcagcctggagctgccTCGGGATGTGGCTGTCCTCAGGTGCCACCAAGGGGCTATGGCACAGCGGgaggaggcagggcaggagcagaggcagggcaggagtGTGAGGCCGTGGAAGCCCACGAGCACACATGGAGCCagatggcaggaggagggggatgtGGATGGACACAGTCCCCAGGTGCCCAGTGAGAGGATGGGGCTGTCCACCAAGACTGAACAAGGAACCTGGTTCGAGGAGGTTAGCTTCAACCCCAGCTACAGCTGCCCAAGGGCACACCGGGCCAGCGAGGAGCTCCAAAGCCCACagcaccccagcagcaccagcaaagACCTCCTGGACTTCAGGTCAAGTCAGCCATCCCACATCACTGTGCTGCATGAGCGGGCTGGCCGGGACAGGGATGAGCTGGCCACCCAGCTAGGCCAGGAcagcacccccaggatcaccAGCAGGGCCAGGCACCATGAAGCCTCTCAGCTGGAGCTCAGGCCATCCGCTGGCAGCATCTCGGGCAGGGCAGGAGTCATCCCTAGCCCTGCCCGCACTCAGCAGCCAGCCGACAGCAGCCAGCCCAGTGGGTCTCCAGCTTCCCCCCCAGCCTCCACCCAGCTCTCTGTCTTTGAGTGGGCACTGGggtcccctcagccccccagccctgtgctgggcaccaGGGAGGTTTGCCACCCTGCCCATGGGCagtttgaggaagaggaggaggagctgcaggccATCTGGGATGGGGCAGGTGAGCAGCAGGTACCCAGCCCACCAGCCAGCAGCCATGCCCGCCATGGGCCGGGCAGTGGGGCAGGCAGTCTCTCAAGCCCCGATGCCACCACCGGCGGGCCCGTCATCCTCTCAGCAGCCAACAATGTGCTAGTGGCCAAGTTCACCCTTCCCACCgctgcccagctcctccacagCCCGGTGACAGAGAAGAGCCCCGTGGTGGggcacagcagcagtgtcagccCCAGTGGGCACAGGGCGTCCCCCCGCACAGAGGAGATGGTGTCCAAAGCACCCCTGGACAGTCTGGGTGTCTGGGATCAGCGGAGGtatggggaagaggagagagatggCAACAAG GCCCATTCCAGTAAAATGGAGTTTCAGATGATGGAGGGGACACTGGAAAGGAAGCACGTGTTGCAGACAGGAGGGAGGAAG GCCAACAGCCGTGCCTGGAGCCTTTTCCATGCCGTGCTTATGAGGCAGACGCTGTGCTTCTACCAGGACCGGAGAGACAGCCTCAAG agctctgtggtgGCCCTTCCCCTGAACCTCTCTGGGGCAGTCTGCACCCTGGACACTGAATACACTAAGAAGACCAACTGCTTCAGAATACA GCTGCGGGATGGTTCTGAGTACCTCCTGAGGGCCCCCTCACAATCTCTCATGAACGAATGGGTCTCCAAGCTGCAGCAAAACTCAG GTTTCCCTGAAGTGGATTacttccaggcagcagcacagcatgttGAGAGCACTGGCGGTGCTGGGGG TTTCAGCAAGGTCTCCAGCTCTGGAAGCTCCCACCTCCAGGGACATCATCAGGTCACAACTGCCAAGAGCCAGGAGATTGTGGTGCTACCCCAGTCAAACACCCGGCTGCAGTGGCCTCTAGGCAGCCAGGATGGCCCAGCTGATGGGGCCGTGGCAGTACCAG AGGATGCTCATGGGGCAGGCcacaagaagcagcagtggTCACCGAGGGGGTCCCCCGGGCTGTGGGACAACAGCTGTCAAGAAGTTGACTATGGGCTGGTGGCCAACAAGAGGAGGTCCTACTCCTTCACCTCAG CCACCTACCAGAAGATCACACCGATGGCTGCGCCCAGGGAGTCTGTGGAGGCTGGGAGCAGCTACTCAGTCACACTGTACATTGGGGAGCAAGCATCAGCTGTGCCACGAGCACGCTGCCACTCCTTCGTGGCCCAGCCAGGGAGCCCACGGGACACGCTCAGTGAGAAGACCCCCGGACCCTCTCGCCCCAAGAATAAATCTGTCTTCAAGAAGTTCTTCGGGAAAAAGGAGTAA